From the Lathyrus oleraceus cultivar Zhongwan6 chromosome 3, CAAS_Psat_ZW6_1.0, whole genome shotgun sequence genome, the window GATTGAACAACTAGTTGAGCGACTCAGCAGCTGCTGAACTTACTAGTGGGCTTGATAGTGTTAGCCCATTTTTGCATTTCTCTTTTGGGTATCATTTTTTGGTTAGGTCCAGTGCTTCCACGAAGTTTGGCATACGATTCTGACATAGTTGTGAAAAATACGTAGGCACGCAGAAATGGATTTTGTGAAAGGATTTTGTACAGCCTATAGATAAAATACTTTGTAAATGAAAGGAAGTATAGGTTTTCTTCCTTGTAGCTGGGTTAGTCTTTGCAGCCTCATTAGAGACTTGAAACTTTGCTGCTTATGTCCATATTGATCTGCTTTGTGATCCAAAGCCATGATACAATTCAAATACATTAAACAGCTAAGCATACTTTTTGCTGATTAAGTTTTATATATGATTCATCTAGTATAAGTATAAATTTTGGTGGTCAAAATGAAGACCAACACTAAGCTCTTCAATCACCTAAAATTTTAGGAACACACTCCCACACAACACAAAAAAATTAATAATGATAAAGTGCACTTTACAAAAAGCATAATTTAACTTGTGACTTTGCTATTGTTTAATTACCAAAACAAGTTTAtgttttgattttttattttaatattcaaTCCCATAGTTTAAATCAAAACTACCAACACCTTTCAATTTATCTGAAGTAAGGTAAAAACAATTTATAGATATATCATAAGTATATAAGTATATCAAAACACTATCATAAGTGCTTATGTTATGGTAAGTTCTTAATAGAGACTTATATTTGACATGTATATACAAAACAGTAATGCAATGCAAAAAAACAATCACATCACAAAATAATACATAAATGATATATGTCCCTTTGACCTTTGTTTCCTATAAATGGTTACATCCACATTTGTTTTGTCAAGTGAAAATAATCACTGTTGTCCAAGAAGTGAAGGTCTGTAAAAAGCGTGACTTTGCGCAATCGCAATGCGTTCCCGTGGATCATTCAGATTTTCATCCCTCAGAGCTTTCAGAATAGCTTGTGTTGATTGTTCCCTAAGAAATCCAGCATGCACCAGAAGCATTAGAAACATATATGCTCCAATGAGAGAGTAATCACCAGGTTTATGCTAATTATTGTTAGGAGATTGATTACCTGGATATCAATATTTTATAGAGTGTCTTCAAGATAGGGCAAAGCTCAACAGGAGCAACATGTATTTTTTCTTCAGGATGTAACACATTCAAGCTTGATTGGCTCAAAAGTTCGAAGAACGCCTCCACCGCAGATACTCCCTAGGTGCGATAATTGGCGGGTCATAACATTTTTGTTTCAAGATGAATGCATGTAAAAAATTGCATGCAAGTTTGTTAGAAACAGTCGATGTTAATATCGTTAGTTTTTATACCTGAATCATTCCTTTGCCGCTAATTCTGTCGCCCATGTCAGGGCTAAGTTCACCCTTAGCTAACATCTGTCCGTACCACGCGTTACGCCCTTTTAACAACGTGACGTATGTGTCGGCCAGTAATGGTCCAGCAAGTTTCTCAGGCTCTTCGGTTAACAAGTGAGTGATGAATATCATCTCGGAAGTACAGTGTGCAAAGTACACTGATTTGCTAGTAGCACTCTCATTGGTAAGGGATGCTACCATTCCTGTTAAGACATGGAAATCATCAGACGCGTAGGCGCAATTGACCGCACTTCATGATCAAATATCGCGCGTTCTGTTTGATTTCTTTTAACTTTCGAACTAGGTTTCTGATCTAACAATATGTATGAAGGATATATAGTAAAAGTTGAAGCTTACCTGCTCCAATTGCATAGACATTTTTCAATCCACCCATGACTTCATGTGTGACAAGGTCACTATTGTCCCATACAATAAAATGTGGTTGTCTAAGAAACTTTGCTAAAGGTTTTCTCCATTTCTCAGCTCCACAAATTCTAGCATTTGCATACTCTTTGTTGTAGATTTCTGATGCAATATTTGGACCACCAAGATAAAGTATGTTCTCCATAGGCACTCCAGCTGTCAAAGATAGAATCACATACACGTTAACATCgataataatttaaaaaaattaataaattaaatataatcATATATGTCAGTTTTATGTCAGATACCAAACACACTTTTGTTCAGAAATTTCGGTGCTAGTTGATTATTTTGTATAGCATTCATATATC encodes:
- the LOC127126364 gene encoding glycerol-3-phosphate dehydrogenase [NAD(+)] GPDHC1, cytosolic, which codes for MVGSILGKINNNTHSNGSSHNHNNGLEEKLDEFRSLIGKTNGDTLRIVSIGAGAWGSVFAALLQDSYGQFRDKVQIRIWRRPGRKVDRETAKHLFEVINSREDVLRRLIRRCAYLKYVEARLGDRTLFADEILKDGLCLNMIDTPVCPLKVVTNLQEAVWDADVVVNGLPSTETREVFEEISKYWKERISVPVIISLSKGIEAALEPVPHIVTPTKMIHQATGVPMENILYLGGPNIASEIYNKEYANARICGAEKWRKPLAKFLRQPHFIVWDNSDLVTHEVMGGLKNVYAIGAGMVASLTNESATSKSVYFAHCTSEMIFITHLLTEEPEKLAGPLLADTYVTLLKGRNAWYGQMLAKGELSPDMGDRISGKGMIQGVSAVEAFFELLSQSSLNVLHPEEKIHVAPVELCPILKTLYKILISREQSTQAILKALRDENLNDPRERIAIAQSHAFYRPSLLGQQ